The following proteins are encoded in a genomic region of [Eubacterium] hominis:
- the celB gene encoding PTS cellobiose transporter subunit IIC, giving the protein MSKVFDFLEKYLMGPMGKLSTFQFVRAIMAAGMASIPFTIVGSMFLVLSVIPQAFPVLQGIWNASFVKFNDLYMIANHFTMGVLAIYFCIIMGYELTKIKAKENDLNLDPLNGAMLSLMAFLFTIPELTIDGGMMKLVQSITDSEHVFNGIRLGDFATRLGTEGIFTGILMAALAVWLYSLCVKKNWTIRMPEAVPAGVSKSFTALIPAFVVAFVVLIINALLVLTGYDIYKIIQIPFSFVTNVTNTWYGMIIIYFLIGALWCVGIHGATIITSFTNPIVLANMAHNFDAVQSGSGQIYAYAGEFNNCYVTIGGSGATLGLVIFMVFMAKSEQLKVLGRASIVPAFFNINEPIIFGTPMIYNPSLLIPFILAPIVSSLIAFFAIDTGLVAPMIAQVPWPTPVGIGAFLGTAGDFKAVILALVCITVATIIYFPFFKAYDKKLYKEEQGQTSAE; this is encoded by the coding sequence ATGTCAAAAGTATTTGATTTTTTAGAGAAATATCTGATGGGACCAATGGGTAAATTATCAACGTTCCAGTTTGTACGTGCCATCATGGCAGCTGGTATGGCATCTATACCATTTACCATTGTTGGATCTATGTTCTTAGTATTAAGTGTTATACCACAGGCATTCCCTGTTTTACAAGGAATCTGGAATGCTTCCTTTGTGAAATTTAACGATTTATATATGATAGCAAATCACTTTACCATGGGTGTGCTTGCGATATATTTCTGTATCATCATGGGGTATGAATTAACTAAGATCAAAGCAAAAGAAAACGATTTAAATCTTGACCCTTTAAATGGTGCAATGTTAAGTTTAATGGCATTCTTATTCACAATTCCTGAACTTACCATTGATGGTGGTATGATGAAGCTTGTACAAAGTATTACTGATTCTGAACATGTATTCAATGGTATCCGTTTAGGTGACTTCGCTACACGTTTAGGTACAGAAGGTATCTTTACCGGTATCCTGATGGCAGCCTTAGCTGTATGGTTGTATTCTCTATGTGTGAAAAAGAACTGGACAATTCGTATGCCAGAAGCTGTACCTGCTGGTGTTAGTAAATCATTTACTGCATTAATTCCAGCTTTCGTTGTCGCATTTGTGGTATTAATCATCAATGCATTATTGGTATTAACTGGCTATGATATTTATAAAATCATTCAGATTCCATTTAGTTTCGTAACCAATGTCACAAATACATGGTATGGTATGATTATCATTTACTTCTTAATTGGTGCATTATGGTGTGTTGGTATCCATGGTGCTACTATCATCACTTCTTTCACAAATCCTATCGTATTAGCAAATATGGCACACAACTTCGATGCTGTACAATCTGGTAGCGGACAGATTTATGCATATGCTGGTGAATTCAATAACTGTTATGTTACGATTGGTGGTTCAGGCGCAACTCTTGGACTGGTTATCTTCATGGTATTTATGGCAAAATCTGAACAGTTAAAAGTATTAGGAAGAGCTTCTATCGTACCTGCATTCTTCAATATCAATGAACCAATCATCTTTGGTACACCAATGATTTATAACCCAAGTTTATTGATTCCATTTATCCTTGCGCCAATCGTTAGTTCTTTGATCGCATTCTTCGCAATCGATACAGGACTTGTCGCTCCAATGATTGCACAGGTACCTTGGCCAACACCTGTTGGTATCGGCGCATTCTTAGGTACAGCTGGTGATTTCAAAGCAGTCATTCTTGCCTTAGTCTGTATTACAGTCGCTACCATCATTTACTTCCCATTCTTCAAAGCTTATGATAAAAAGTTATATAAAGAAGAACAGGGACAAACAAGTGCTGAATAA
- a CDS encoding glycoside hydrolase family 1 protein: protein MLHKNLKPFPQTFLWGASTSAYQVEGANLIDGKGPSCQDVKQVPEGTSDLTVCADHYHRYKEDIALMAEMGFKAYRFSISWSRILPEGTGDVNPKGIEFYNNLINECLSHNIQPIITMFHFDMPAKLDERGSWSNRESVDWFVNFARILFENYGDRVKYWLTINEQNVLTLSGPVIGTLHIPEGCTNELKEIYQQNHHMLVAQAKAMALCHELLPDAKIGPAPNISLVYPASCKPEDVQAAQNFNALRNWLYLDMSVYGVYNNLVWAYLEEHDACPEFMPGDEEALKSGHPDFIGFNYYNTATVAASDGTEISDVHADQQNAQGIAGLYRAFRNPNLPKTEFGWEIDPMGFRATIREMYSRYRLPMIVTENGLGAYDKLTEDGKVHDSYRIKYLRDHIEQVQLAITDGCEMLGYCPWSALDLISTHEGMVKRYGFIYVDRDEFDLKTLDRYRKDSFYWYKKVIASNGSDLSD from the coding sequence ATGTTACATAAAAACTTAAAACCCTTTCCGCAAACCTTTTTATGGGGTGCCAGCACTTCTGCCTATCAGGTAGAAGGTGCCAATCTGATCGATGGCAAGGGTCCATCTTGTCAGGATGTCAAACAAGTACCAGAAGGCACATCCGATTTAACCGTATGTGCTGATCATTACCATCGTTATAAAGAAGATATCGCTTTAATGGCTGAAATGGGATTTAAAGCTTACCGTTTCTCTATCTCATGGTCAAGAATTCTTCCAGAAGGTACAGGTGATGTGAATCCAAAAGGAATAGAATTCTATAATAACCTGATTAATGAATGTTTATCTCATAACATCCAGCCAATTATTACAATGTTTCACTTTGATATGCCTGCGAAACTTGATGAACGTGGCTCTTGGTCAAATCGTGAATCCGTGGATTGGTTCGTGAACTTTGCGAGAATCTTGTTTGAAAACTATGGCGATCGTGTAAAATACTGGTTAACCATCAATGAACAAAATGTTTTAACATTATCTGGTCCTGTGATTGGAACACTTCATATTCCGGAAGGATGTACAAATGAGTTAAAAGAAATCTACCAACAGAATCATCACATGTTAGTGGCACAAGCAAAAGCAATGGCTTTATGTCATGAATTATTGCCAGATGCGAAAATCGGACCTGCGCCAAATATTTCTTTGGTATATCCAGCAAGCTGTAAACCAGAAGATGTACAGGCTGCCCAAAACTTCAATGCCTTAAGAAACTGGCTATATCTGGATATGTCTGTATATGGTGTATACAATAATCTAGTATGGGCTTATTTAGAAGAACATGATGCATGTCCTGAATTTATGCCAGGTGATGAAGAAGCACTAAAGAGTGGACACCCAGATTTTATTGGTTTTAATTACTATAACACGGCAACAGTCGCTGCTAGTGATGGCACAGAAATCAGTGATGTACATGCTGATCAGCAAAATGCGCAGGGTATTGCTGGACTATATCGTGCTTTCCGTAATCCAAATCTTCCAAAAACAGAATTTGGATGGGAAATTGATCCTATGGGATTCCGCGCTACCATTCGTGAAATGTATTCCCGCTATCGTCTGCCTATGATTGTGACAGAAAATGGTCTGGGTGCTTATGATAAATTAACAGAAGATGGCAAAGTACATGATTCTTACCGTATCAAATATTTAAGGGATCACATTGAACAAGTACAATTAGCAATTACTGATGGCTGTGAAATGTTAGGTTATTGTCCATGGTCTGCATTAGATTTAATTTCTACACACGAAGGTATGGTGAAACGTTATGGTTTCATCTATGTTGATCGTGATGAATTTGATTTAAAAACATTAGATCGTTATCGTAAAGATTCTTTCTACTGGTACAAGAAAGTTATTGCCAGCAATGGTTCTGATTTAAGCGATTAG
- a CDS encoding PadR family transcriptional regulator has protein sequence MDNIILGLLLLNSRTIYQLRERIDKGLNMMYSSSMGSIQAAIKKLLNCEYIQYEEVVENGKYKKIYSITDSGKQNFIQWLSTPMEIHSSKNPELAKLYFMGFSTKEKREAVLQEYVSKLKEQYDILNAICKEAENVKVPDENKDILHYQLTAALYGKDFMKFNIDWYQKLLDEIRGNKI, from the coding sequence ATGGATAACATTATTCTTGGTCTTTTGCTGTTGAACAGCAGAACCATTTATCAGTTGCGTGAGAGAATAGATAAAGGGCTTAATATGATGTACAGCAGCAGTATGGGAAGTATACAGGCTGCTATAAAGAAATTGCTTAATTGTGAATATATTCAGTATGAAGAGGTCGTTGAGAATGGAAAGTATAAAAAGATTTATTCCATAACGGATAGCGGAAAACAAAATTTTATTCAGTGGTTATCCACACCAATGGAAATACACAGTAGCAAAAATCCTGAATTAGCTAAATTGTATTTTATGGGTTTTTCAACAAAAGAAAAGCGTGAAGCAGTGTTACAAGAGTATGTTTCAAAGTTAAAAGAACAGTATGACATATTGAATGCTATTTGCAAGGAAGCAGAAAATGTCAAAGTTCCTGATGAAAACAAGGATATTCTCCATTATCAGCTTACCGCTGCCCTATATGGCAAAGATTTTATGAAATTCAATATTGATTGGTATCAAAAACTTCTTGATGAAATAAGAGGAAACAAAATATGA
- a CDS encoding alpha/beta hydrolase, with the protein MKSIKLANSPITYFISGTEHTEWILFIHAAFVNHNMFKAQFEYFQNKYNVMAIDIIGHGQSTDTRKGDSIDKMSEWIFDILKVENIEKIHIIGVSLGAILAQDFANRYPNLVRSLACFGGYDINNFDNKMQKDNGAKQMLMMLKAVFSIKWFAKTNKKISAYTSQAQNEFFDMNILFPKKSFMFLRTLNSMVNKHETGKRNYPLLIGCGSFDIPMELEAIKQWKINEPNCRVVVFENAGHCANMDVPQEFNETMENFWTSAE; encoded by the coding sequence ATGAAATCAATAAAGTTAGCTAATTCGCCAATTACATATTTTATCAGTGGAACAGAGCATACTGAATGGATACTTTTTATTCACGCCGCTTTTGTCAATCATAATATGTTTAAGGCACAGTTTGAGTACTTTCAGAACAAATATAATGTTATGGCTATTGACATCATTGGTCACGGACAGTCAACGGATACCCGAAAAGGAGATAGTATAGATAAGATGTCAGAATGGATATTCGACATCTTAAAGGTAGAAAATATTGAAAAAATACATATTATAGGTGTTTCGTTAGGAGCAATCTTGGCGCAGGATTTTGCTAATCGTTACCCAAACTTAGTGCGCTCATTGGCTTGCTTTGGAGGATATGACATCAATAATTTTGATAATAAAATGCAAAAGGATAATGGTGCAAAACAGATGTTAATGATGTTAAAAGCCGTTTTTTCCATTAAATGGTTTGCAAAAACAAATAAGAAAATTTCTGCCTATACTTCACAGGCGCAAAATGAGTTTTTTGATATGAACATACTTTTTCCGAAAAAGTCATTTATGTTTTTGAGAACACTCAATAGTATGGTAAATAAACATGAAACCGGAAAACGAAATTACCCTTTGTTGATAGGATGCGGAAGCTTTGATATTCCAATGGAATTAGAGGCAATCAAACAATGGAAAATAAATGAGCCAAATTGCAGAGTAGTTGTTTTTGAAAATGCGGGACACTGTGCCAATATGGATGTGCCACAGGAGTTTAATGAAACTATGGAGAATTTTTGGACAAGCGCAGAATAA
- a CDS encoding AAA family ATPase, whose protein sequence is MKKTIRIDIEDYSNFIEKNHYSIDKTLLIKDFLDDGDKVTLITRPRCFGKTLNMSMMAEFLDITKDSKNIFKDTNIMRSDKAELINKIPVIFISFKDVKGSKKNFVRMLKKTILEEYRKYYFIIEQLNKLDKSTIEFTIKELKKTTDENLIGINDSIQLLCQLLYDYFGKRVILFIDEYDTPFMEANSQGYYEDIHNALSTLLSTALKGNKYLDKAFLTGIQGIPRANIFGGLNNISVYGVDKKLYGQYFGFVESETKALLAYYNLQLTKEVKEMYGGYRIGGYDVYNPLSISKYVNDRVLNPYWINTISDTTIKKLMNACTEYVRADYETLITKGSIHVHTDLETSYLEEMKDQTFWALFIHLGYLTIVEKIDMDYYKVRISNNEMKKALKDLEVYILANKNIKI, encoded by the coding sequence ATGAAAAAAACAATAAGAATAGATATTGAAGATTATAGTAACTTCATAGAAAAAAATCACTATTCTATAGATAAAACATTATTGATCAAAGATTTTCTTGATGATGGCGATAAAGTCACATTAATCACTCGCCCAAGATGCTTTGGGAAAACCTTAAATATGTCCATGATGGCAGAATTTTTAGATATCACAAAAGATAGTAAGAATATATTCAAAGACACAAATATTATGAGATCAGATAAAGCAGAGCTTATAAACAAAATTCCTGTGATTTTTATAAGTTTCAAAGATGTAAAAGGTAGTAAAAAGAATTTTGTAAGAATGTTGAAAAAAACAATATTAGAAGAATATCGCAAGTACTATTTTATAATCGAACAATTGAATAAGCTGGATAAATCAACTATTGAATTTACAATAAAGGAATTAAAGAAAACAACGGATGAAAATCTTATCGGAATCAATGATTCTATTCAATTACTATGCCAATTATTATATGACTATTTTGGTAAAAGAGTTATCTTGTTTATCGATGAATATGACACACCATTTATGGAAGCAAACAGTCAAGGATATTATGAGGATATACACAATGCTTTATCTACCTTATTATCCACTGCACTAAAAGGAAATAAGTATTTAGACAAAGCATTTCTAACGGGTATACAAGGAATTCCAAGAGCAAATATTTTTGGAGGATTGAATAATATTAGTGTATATGGTGTTGATAAAAAACTATATGGACAGTATTTTGGTTTTGTTGAATCAGAAACAAAAGCTTTATTAGCATATTACAATCTACAACTCACAAAGGAAGTAAAAGAAATGTATGGTGGTTATAGAATTGGTGGATATGATGTATATAATCCATTGTCCATTAGTAAATACGTAAACGACAGGGTGTTGAATCCTTATTGGATAAATACAATAAGCGACACAACGATAAAGAAGCTAATGAATGCTTGTACGGAATATGTTAGGGCTGATTATGAAACATTAATCACAAAGGGCAGTATTCATGTGCATACAGATTTAGAAACTTCATATCTTGAGGAGATGAAGGATCAAACGTTTTGGGCATTATTTATCCATTTAGGCTACTTAACAATAGTAGAGAAAATAGATATGGATTATTATAAAGTACGTATTTCAAATAACGAAATGAAGAAAGCATTAAAGGATTTAGAGGTATATATCTTAGCCAATAAAAATATTAAAATATAA
- a CDS encoding putative DNA binding domain-containing protein, whose protein sequence is MDIENLIGEVTTYDKKQAVEKRKVKSWLKSVSAFANTLGGILIFGIDDEDQVIGLENVKKDSEFISQKIKERIDPIPQTNMHIKQINDKNILLLEVFKGEETPYYYAGDNVMEAYLRIDNESVVANATELKRLVLRGKNSSFDSLSSVYRFDDFAFSKLKERFKQWTQKSFEDKMFYSFHIVDANGYLTNAGAIIADESPIYQNRLFCTRWNGLTKAGGIIDAFDSDEYHGSIISLLRDGEDFIKRNTKTMWKKSPFSRIEMPEYVYQSTSEALVNALIHRDYMTIGSEVHVDIFDDRMEIYSPGGMLNGSSIQDLDIRYIASKRRNPVLADIFNRLGFMERQGSGLSKIIHEYEHQKNFKEEKRPVFYSDRTQFRVILPNLNYQDMIQYEEYHYPDIDTKIHEHDFGIKFDTNCDTNDTNQHLTQNEYHILKLIIENPHITQKQLADITCLSIATVKRNTKALADKGYIKRIGSTKGYWLILES, encoded by the coding sequence ATGGATATAGAAAATCTAATTGGTGAAGTCACAACTTATGATAAAAAACAGGCAGTTGAAAAAAGAAAAGTAAAAAGTTGGCTGAAAAGTGTAAGTGCTTTTGCGAATACATTGGGAGGAATACTAATCTTTGGAATTGATGATGAAGACCAAGTAATTGGCTTGGAAAATGTGAAAAAAGATTCAGAGTTTATTAGTCAAAAAATCAAAGAACGAATTGATCCAATACCACAAACTAACATGCATATAAAACAAATAAATGATAAAAACATCTTATTATTAGAAGTATTTAAAGGTGAGGAAACTCCATATTATTATGCAGGTGATAATGTCATGGAAGCCTATCTTCGTATTGACAATGAAAGTGTTGTGGCGAATGCCACAGAATTGAAAAGACTCGTATTAAGAGGAAAAAACAGCTCTTTTGATTCCTTAAGTTCTGTTTATAGATTTGATGATTTTGCATTTTCAAAACTTAAAGAACGGTTTAAACAGTGGACACAAAAAAGTTTTGAAGACAAAATGTTTTATTCCTTTCATATTGTGGATGCAAATGGTTATTTGACAAATGCAGGTGCCATCATCGCAGATGAATCTCCAATCTATCAAAACAGATTGTTTTGTACAAGATGGAATGGTCTTACAAAAGCTGGCGGGATCATTGATGCATTCGATAGTGATGAATATCATGGCAGCATCATCTCTTTACTTCGTGATGGTGAAGATTTTATCAAAAGAAACACAAAAACCATGTGGAAAAAATCTCCTTTTTCCCGTATTGAAATGCCTGAATACGTATACCAAAGTACATCTGAAGCTCTTGTGAACGCACTAATCCATCGTGACTACATGACAATTGGAAGTGAAGTACATGTGGATATTTTTGATGATCGCATGGAGATTTACTCCCCTGGTGGAATGTTAAATGGAAGTTCTATTCAGGATTTAGATATTCGCTATATTGCTTCTAAAAGAAGAAATCCTGTACTTGCGGATATTTTTAATCGTCTTGGATTTATGGAACGTCAAGGAAGTGGATTAAGCAAAATCATTCACGAATATGAGCATCAGAAAAACTTCAAAGAAGAAAAAAGACCTGTTTTCTATTCTGATCGTACACAGTTTCGTGTTATCTTACCAAATCTAAATTACCAAGATATGATACAATATGAAGAATATCATTATCCTGATATTGATACAAAGATTCATGAACATGACTTTGGTATCAAATTTGATACCAATTGTGATACCAATGATACCAATCAACATTTAACCCAAAATGAATATCATATTTTGAAATTGATAATTGAAAATCCTCATATTACGCAAAAACAACTTGCGGATATTACCTGTTTATCCATAGCGACAGTGAAACGTAACACAAAAGCTCTTGCAGATAAAGGTTATATCAAAAGAATTGGTAGTACAAAAGGATATTGGCTGATTTTAGAATCATAG
- the purH gene encoding bifunctional phosphoribosylaminoimidazolecarboxamide formyltransferase/IMP cyclohydrolase, translating into MKRALVSVSDKTNLVEFVSGLVDLGYEIISTGGTKKTLEAAGIKTIGISDVTGFPEIMDGRVKTLHPKVHGALLCVRDNPDHVRQIKELGIEYIDLVCVNLYPFKQTVQKPGVSHEEIIENIDIGGPSMLRSASKNYKFIPVICDPNDYDAVLNEIKENGETSLKTRELLAAKVFRHTAQYDAMIANYLTERTGEKYPEKLTLTFDKVQELRYGENPHQSAAFYKGMHPQYSLANAKQLHGKELSYNNIQDGNAAIEILKDFEGKPAAVGLKHMNPCGVGIGETIEEAWDKAYEADPVSIFGGIVAFNEPVNKAVAEKLANIFLEIIIAPSFDADAFDILSKKKNIRLMTLDTTLPVDTTYKFTNVNDGLLVQDIDDKKISEEELRCVTNRKPTAEEMEQLLFAWKVVKHVKSNAIVLAKDNMTIGVGAGQMNRVGAARIAIEQAGEKAKGSVMSSDAFFPMPDTVEEAVKAGVTAIIQPGGSIKDQLSIDVCNEHGIAMVYTGCRHFKH; encoded by the coding sequence GTGAAAAGAGCATTGGTAAGTGTATCAGATAAAACCAATCTTGTGGAATTCGTTTCTGGTTTAGTTGATTTAGGCTATGAAATTATTTCTACAGGGGGTACAAAAAAGACACTGGAAGCTGCTGGTATCAAAACCATCGGTATTTCTGATGTCACAGGTTTCCCTGAAATTATGGATGGGCGTGTAAAAACATTACATCCAAAGGTACATGGTGCATTGTTATGTGTACGTGATAATCCTGATCATGTAAGACAGATCAAAGAATTAGGTATTGAATACATCGATTTGGTATGTGTAAACTTATACCCATTCAAACAAACAGTACAGAAACCAGGCGTCAGCCACGAAGAAATCATTGAGAATATCGATATTGGCGGACCAAGTATGTTACGTAGTGCTTCTAAAAACTATAAATTTATTCCTGTCATCTGTGATCCTAATGATTATGATGCAGTTTTAAATGAAATCAAGGAAAACGGGGAAACAAGTTTAAAGACTCGTGAATTATTAGCCGCAAAAGTATTCCGTCACACAGCACAGTATGACGCAATGATCGCCAATTATCTAACAGAAAGAACAGGCGAAAAATATCCTGAAAAATTAACGTTAACATTTGATAAGGTACAGGAGCTTCGTTATGGAGAAAACCCTCACCAGAGTGCTGCTTTCTATAAGGGAATGCACCCACAATATTCATTAGCAAATGCAAAACAGCTTCATGGGAAAGAACTTTCCTATAATAACATTCAGGATGGTAATGCTGCTATCGAAATCCTGAAAGACTTTGAAGGAAAACCAGCTGCTGTTGGATTAAAACACATGAATCCATGTGGTGTTGGCATTGGTGAAACAATTGAAGAAGCATGGGATAAAGCGTATGAAGCTGATCCAGTTTCTATCTTTGGTGGTATTGTCGCATTCAACGAACCAGTCAATAAAGCTGTCGCAGAAAAACTTGCGAACATCTTCTTAGAAATCATCATTGCGCCAAGCTTTGATGCGGATGCATTTGATATTTTGTCAAAGAAGAAAAACATTCGTTTAATGACGTTAGATACAACACTTCCAGTAGATACAACATATAAATTTACAAATGTAAATGATGGATTGCTTGTACAAGATATCGATGATAAGAAAATAAGTGAAGAAGAATTGCGTTGTGTCACAAACCGTAAACCTACAGCTGAAGAAATGGAACAGTTATTGTTCGCATGGAAAGTTGTAAAACATGTAAAATCTAATGCTATCGTACTTGCGAAAGACAATATGACTATTGGTGTTGGCGCAGGACAGATGAATCGTGTAGGAGCCGCAAGAATCGCTATCGAACAGGCTGGCGAAAAAGCCAAAGGTTCTGTTATGTCATCTGATGCATTCTTCCCAATGCCAGATACAGTGGAAGAAGCTGTAAAAGCAGGTGTGACTGCCATCATTCAGCCAGGTGGATCCATCAAAGATCAGTTGTCTATTGATGTATGTAATGAACATGGGATTGCCATGGTCTACACAGGATGCCGTCACTTTAAACACTAA
- the purN gene encoding phosphoribosylglycinamide formyltransferase gives MVNIAIFASGNGSNFENIVNAIQNGTIKDTNCAILIVDKPQAYAIERAKKLGIPYRYVDPKAYGGKAGYETEIMKTLKENHVELIVLAGYMRFIGEVLLTNYPNRIINIHPAYLPNFPGAHGILDAYEAKAEFTGVTVHYVDEGVDTGEIIAQEKIMIDPAWSLETLEEHVHGMEYQLFPKVIAQITENLNKEKEVM, from the coding sequence ATGGTAAATATTGCCATCTTCGCTAGTGGAAATGGTTCCAATTTTGAAAATATCGTCAATGCAATTCAAAATGGCACAATCAAAGATACAAACTGTGCCATTCTGATTGTGGATAAACCACAGGCATATGCCATTGAACGAGCAAAAAAACTTGGAATTCCTTATCGTTATGTAGACCCAAAAGCATATGGTGGAAAAGCTGGATACGAAACAGAAATCATGAAAACCTTAAAGGAAAATCATGTAGAACTGATTGTTTTAGCTGGATATATGCGTTTTATTGGTGAAGTGTTACTTACAAACTATCCAAACCGCATCATCAATATTCACCCTGCTTATCTTCCAAATTTCCCAGGAGCACATGGCATCTTAGATGCATATGAAGCAAAAGCAGAATTTACAGGTGTTACCGTACATTATGTAGATGAAGGCGTTGATACTGGAGAAATCATCGCACAGGAAAAAATCATGATTGATCCTGCATGGTCATTAGAAACACTGGAAGAACATGTACATGGCATGGAATATCAATTATTCCCTAAAGTCATTGCGCAGATTACAGAAAACTTAAACAAAGAGAAAGAGGTAATGTAA
- a CDS encoding phosphoribosylformylglycinamidine cyclo-ligase, with product MSDKYREAGVNLEAGYESVRLIKSHVARTKIKGAMDSIGAFGGMFDLSTLGMKEPVLVSGTDGVGTKLMIAFEMDKHDTVGIDAVAMCVNDVLVQGAAPIFFLDYLAVGKNEPTKIEQLVKGVADGCVQSECALIGGETAEMPDMYDVKHYDIAGFCVGAVEKSKLLDGQKIEAGNVLIGLPSSGVHSNGFSLIRKILLKDAKLDLHKEYDEIGGEKLGNVLLTPTKIYVKAIKHLLDKVDIKGMSHITGGGFYENVPRMLKEGQGVVIDTNAYPRKPIFDMIAKYGEVPMEEMCNVFNMGIGFMMAVDKADVEKVQSLLAEINEPSYVIGEVTNSGKVEVKW from the coding sequence ATGAGTGATAAATATAGAGAAGCCGGTGTCAACCTGGAAGCCGGATACGAATCCGTACGTCTGATCAAAAGCCATGTCGCAAGAACAAAAATCAAAGGTGCAATGGATTCCATTGGTGCATTCGGAGGAATGTTTGACTTATCTACATTAGGTATGAAAGAACCAGTATTGGTAAGTGGTACCGATGGTGTAGGAACTAAATTAATGATCGCATTTGAAATGGATAAACACGATACAGTTGGTATTGATGCTGTCGCTATGTGTGTCAACGATGTATTAGTACAGGGTGCTGCGCCAATCTTCTTCCTTGACTACCTTGCAGTAGGAAAAAATGAACCAACAAAAATCGAACAGCTTGTCAAAGGTGTTGCGGATGGATGTGTTCAATCAGAATGTGCATTGATTGGTGGAGAAACAGCAGAAATGCCAGATATGTATGATGTAAAACACTATGATATCGCAGGCTTCTGTGTTGGTGCTGTTGAAAAAAGCAAATTATTAGATGGACAGAAAATTGAAGCAGGCAACGTATTAATTGGTTTACCTAGTTCAGGTGTTCATTCTAATGGTTTCTCATTGATTCGTAAAATCTTATTAAAAGACGCAAAACTTGATCTTCACAAAGAATATGATGAAATCGGTGGAGAAAAATTAGGTAATGTTTTATTAACACCTACAAAAATCTATGTAAAAGCAATTAAACACTTATTAGATAAAGTAGATATCAAAGGTATGTCACATATCACTGGTGGAGGCTTCTATGAAAACGTTCCACGTATGTTGAAGGAAGGACAGGGTGTTGTGATTGATACCAACGCTTATCCTAGAAAACCAATCTTTGATATGATCGCAAAATATGGTGAAGTACCAATGGAAGAAATGTGTAACGTATTCAACATGGGTATTGGTTTCATGATGGCAGTTGATAAAGCTGATGTAGAAAAAGTTCAAAGCTTATTAGCAGAAATCAATGAGCCAAGCTATGTGATTGGTGAAGTCACAAACAGTGGAAAGGTAGAAGTGAAATGGTAA